The DNA region TTTAGCTCCAAAAAATTCATCACTTAATAAACTTTCAAGCTTTGATGGTAAAAAACTATTAGTTATACCAGGTACTACTTCAGATGAATATCTAAAATATAATAAATCAAAAATTAAAGATGTTAAAATTGTAAAATGTGAGAATTTATATGATTGCTTGACAAAACTTAAAAATAATGAAGCTGATGGATACTTTCACACCGTCTTTGCCTTAGCAAACATAACCGTTATTGATAATGGTTTTGTTATTACAAATAAAGCCGTTGGTAAACCTGATTATATAGCTTGTGGCATAAAAAAAGGCAACTCATCTCTTTTAAATGCAGTAAATGACGCTATCGTAAAATTAAGTAAAGAGAATTTCTTTACAAAAGCTTATGATGAGACTTTTAAAATTCACTACAAAGGAACAATCGATAAAAAGTATTTCTTAGTAGATGATATTTATAAAGTTTTTGGCTAAATAAAAAAGCTTTGGTTTTTACCAAAGCTTTAATCTAAGAGAATTTAATACAACACTAACTGAGCTAAAACTCATAGCAAGTGCTGCGTAAGCTGGACTTAGCAAAAGTCCAAAACTAGCAAAAACTCCAGCTGCTAGTGGGATACATAATGCATTGTAAAAAAATGCCCAAAAAAGATTTTGTTTTATAATATTCATAGTTTTATCTGAAGTCTTAATAAGTTTTAAAATTCCATTTAAATCATTATTTATAATTAAAATATCACCAGAACTTTTAGCTATATCGCTTCCACTATTCATAGCAACACCACAATTTGCTTCTTTTAAAGAAAGTGCGTCATTTACACCATCTCCTATGAAAACAGTAACACCATTTTCTTTTTGTTTTTTAACGATTTCAAACTTTTGTTCTGGTAAAATTTGGCTAAATACTTCTTTTATTTTTAAATTTGAAGCTACAAAATCTGCTACTTTTTGGTTATCACCTGTTAGCATTATTGTATTAATTGATGCGTTATTTAGCTTATCTATTATCTCTTTTGAGTGAGATTTAACCCTATCATTTAAAGCAATGTAGCCTTTATATTTACCATCAACTGCAACTAATACTACCCCAAAACCTTTATCTAAGAAATATTCAAATTCTTTTTTTTCAAATTTAATGTCATTTTCTAAAAGCAAATTTTCATTTCCAATAATTAAATTATCAGTTTTTAAACCATTTCCAACTAAATTTTCAAATTTACCATTAAATTTATCAAATTTAATATCATTTTCTTTTGCGTATTTAATTATTGCTTTTGCTATTAAATGCTCGTTTAAAACCTCTAATGAAGCTACTTTGCTAAAAATTTCATCGCTTAAATTTGTTTTATAGACTTCTATTTTTCCAGAGGTTAAAGTTCCTGTTTTATCAAAAATAACATTTTTTGTATCTTTTAAAATTTCTAAAACTTCTGGATTTTTAACCAAAACACCTTTTTTTGCTAAATTTGAAATAGAACAAACTATAGCTATTGGAGTAGCAAGCCCTAAAGCACATGGACATGAGATAACTAAAACAGAAATTGCACAAACTACTGCATATCCTAAATTTCCAAGTAAAAACCAAACTAAAAAAGTAACTAATGATATTAAAATAACAATAGGAACAAAAATATTTGCTATTCTATCAGCAAACCTTGAAATAGGCATTTTCTTTGCACTTGCTTCACTTAATAGTTTTGTCATTCGAAAAAGCAAGGTTTCGTGATTTTGTGTAGTTATTTTAATGCTTATTACACCATTTGTATTTAAAGACCCAGCATTTACGCTATCACCTACTTTTTTATAAATTGGCAAACTCTCCCCTGTTAAAATAGATGTATCAATCTCTGCACCGCCATCTACTATAACCCCATCTCTTGGAATTGTCATTCCATTTTTTACTAGTACCACATCGCCTATATTTAAAGTTGTAGCTAAGACTTCATCAGTTGTGCCATCTTCTTTTAGTAAAACTGCCATTTTTGGTGTTAAATTTAAAAGTGATTTTATATAATCATCTGCTTTTGCTTTTGAGTTTTCTTCTAAAAATTTACCTAAACTAATAAAGGTTATTATCATTGCGGCTGATTCAAAATAGACATAATTAAGCTTGCTTGGGATTAAACTTGGAAATAAAAACGCAAAAGTTGAGTAAAAATATGCCGAAAAAACACCCAAAGAAACCAAAACATTCATATCAAAATTTCTATTTTTTAAAGCTTTAAAAGCATGTATAAAAAAATGTCTTCCGCAGTAAAATACAACTACTGTTGTTAAAATAAATTGCATTAATGAGTTTAAAAAGCTATGTTTTAATCCCATGTGTAAAATCATAATAATAATAGTTAAAAAAATTGATAATAAAAGAGTATTTTTCATACGCTTTAATGCATTTTGTTTTTTTAGTGCAAGTTCTTCATAATTTGTTGCTATTTCATATCCTAATTTTTCTATCTTTTGTATTATTTTGTCTTTAATATCGTCATTTTCTATCTCAAATTCGCCTGAGTTTGCTGTAAAGCTTACATTAGCATTTTTAACACCAGGTATTTTTTTAGTAACTTTTTCAACTGCGTTTGAGCAGTTTACACAAGTCATTCCTATAATATTTAGTTTAAAAATTTGAGACATTACTTTATCTCCTTGAGCACCTCAAAACCTAAATCATTCATCTCATCGCAAAAATATTTTATTTTATCATCATCTAAATTTAATGAAACAATGCCTTTTTCAACATCTACATCAACCTTGCCAAACTCATCTTCAAAGTAGTTTTTAATAGTATTTGCACAGTTTTGGCACTTTATGTTTTTTACCTCAAATTTTTTCATAGAAATATCCTTTTTAAATAAGATTTTAATTAAGCAATTATAATACTTGTTATTAAATTGTTTTTTAACATTTTTATATGTTAAAATCAACGAAATTTTAAGTTTTTGTATGGTATAATTACAGCTTTAAATTTTAAAAAGGATTTATTTATGGGAAGAGCGTTTGAGTACAGAAGAGCCGCAAAAGAAGCAAGATGGGGTAAAATGAGTAGAATTTTTCCAAAACTTGGAAGATCTATAACAATAGCCGCAAAAGAAGGCGGACCAGATCCTGATATGAATCCAAAGCTAAGAACTGCAATCGCTGCTGCAAAAGCACAAAATATGCCTAAAAACAATATCGATGCAGCCATAAAAAGAGCTAGTGAAAAAGATAGTCCTAATATCCAAACTATCCATTATGATGGCAAAGGACCACATGGATGTCTTATAATAGTAGAGTGTGCTACTGAAAACACAACAAGAACAGTTGCAAACATAAAATCAATCTTTGGAAAAAATGGTGGAGAATTTTTACCAAATGGTAGCTTATCATACATGTTTTCAAGAAAATCAGTTTTTGAAGTAAAAATGCCAAAAAGAGATTTAGAAAGCGTTGAGCTTGATTTGATTGATTATGGAATGACTGAGATGATTGTAAATGAAGATGAAGAAGATGGTGGCGAGACAACTTTAATAATTTATGGTGAATATGAAAGCTTTGGAGAGCTAAACAATGGTATAGAAAAACTTGGTCTTGAAATAATAAACGGAAGCTTAAAATATATTGCAAACAATAAACAAGAATTTAGCGACGATGAACTTGAAGAGATAGAAGTTTTGATAGACAAACTCGAAGAAGATGACGATGTACAAGAGGTTTATACAAATATAGCGTAATAAAATAAAGGATAAAAATGGAAAAATTAAAAGTTTTTGATATAGATAAAGATGAGTTAGCAAAATATAAATTTGCTCTGATTAAAACTGAAAAAGGCGATATTAAATGTGAACTTTATCCAGATGAAACACCACAAACTGTAATGAATTTTGCAAGCTTAGCAAAAAGTGGCTTTTATGATGGGCTAAATTTTCACAGAGTTATACCAAATTTTGTTATTCAGGGTGGTTGTCCTTTTGGCACCGGAACTGGAGGTCCAGGATATAGGATCAAGTGCGAATGCGATAACCAAACTCACAAACACGAAAGAGGAAGTCTTTCTATGGCTCATGCTGGACGCGATACTGGCGGAAGTCAGTTTTTTGTCTGTCACTCGGCTCAACCTCATCTTGATGGTGTGCATACAGTTTTTGGAAAAGCCATTGATGAAGAGAGTTTAAAAGTAGTTGATAGCATAAGAGTTGGTGATAAGATAAAAACTATCGAGATAAAAGAGAGTTTATAAACTCCAACTTTAAAATAATTAAAAAAGAGTTACTTTAATTGTGGCTCTTTTTACCACATTAAGCTTTTAAAAAAATGTTTAAAATTTTTAATAAATACCAATTTTGCAAATATAAATTTTAAAAAGCATAGTTTTAGCTCTTTAAAAAATATATCATAAATTAAATTTAATAGTTAGCGATTTTATGGTATTATTACCACATCTTAATGTTAGGTTTATAATATGAAAAAAGCTGTTACTATTTTACTTATTATTGGTTTTATCATTATTGGATATTTCTTTTTTCAAAAACAAAATTTGCTTAAAAACAATGAGCTTGTCTTTTATGGAAATATTGACTCGCAAACCTCAACACTTTCATTTAGATTTTTAGGTGAAATTTCAGAAATTTATAAAGATGAAGGGAATTTAGTTAAGGCTGGAGATAAGCTTGCAGAACTTGATAAAAGCTATCTTTTAAATAAATTAGATGAACTAAAATCTCAAATTTCATTAAATGAAATAAAACTTTCTAAGCTTGAAAAAGGTTTTAGACAAGAAGATATAGCTAAAGCAAAGGCAAATTTAGATATCTCAAAAGCAAGTTTAAATGAAGCAAGGATAAGTTTTAATAGACAAGCAAAACTCATAAAACTAAAAGCAACATCACAAGATGCCTATACAAAAGCTAAATCAAACCTAGAAAGTCTTGAAGCAAATTTTGATCTTGCAAAAGCAGAATATGAAAAGCTAAAAAATGGTTATGAAAAAGAAGATATTGCATCACAAATCGAACTTATAAACTCACTTAAAATAAATGCCGAAAAAATTAAATTAGATATACAAAACTATTCATTGACTTCACCAATTGATGGCATTATACAGACTAAATTTAAAGAAATTGGTGAAATTGCAAACCCGGGCGAACCCGTTTTTGAAATATCGAAAAAAGATAATTTTTTTGTTAGAGCCTATATAGATGAGCCATACATGGGAAAAATTAAAATTGGAGATAAAGTTTTAGTGTATTCAGATATTAAAGATGAGCCATATAAAGGCCATATTAGCTTTATTTCAAATGTTGCTGAATTTACACCAAAAAATGTTCAAACTATAAAACTAAGAGCCGATTTGGTCTATAGATTTAAAGTAGATATTGATAAAAGTGATGATAAGCTAAAACAGGGAATGCCAGTACACATAAAACTAAAATGATAAAAGCTGTTAATTTAGAAAAGAAATTTAAAAATACAATTGCAATTAACAATATAAGCTTTGAAGCAAAAAGTGGTCTCATAACAGGCTTGGTAGGACCTGATGGAGCTGGAAAAACAACACTTTTAAGACTTCTTGTTGGTCTTATGAAACCAACTTCTGGAAACCTTGAAGTACTTGGCTTTAAAATGCCAAACTCAAGTCAAGAATTTTTATCAAGCATTGGATATATGCCTCAAAATTTTGGACTATACGAAGAGCTAAGCTGCTATGAAAACCTAAAGCTTTATGCTACTTTGCAAGATATTCAAAACCAAAATGATAGAATAAATGAACTTTTAGAATTTACAAAACTAGCTCCATTTAAAAATAGATTTGCTAAAAATTTAAGTGGTGGAATGAAACAAAAGCTTGCACTTTCTTGTGCTCTAATAAGAAAGCCAAAACTTCTTTTATTAGATGAGCCCGGAGTTGGGGTTGATCCGATAGCTAGAAAAGAGCTTTGGAATATGACAAAAGAACTCCAAAAAGATGGTATTACTGTAATTTGGGCAACATCATACCAAGATGAGGCAAATTTATGCGATGAAGTCATAATGCTAAACGAAGGTGAAATTTTACTTCATGAAAATCCACAAAACGCTAAAAAAATACTTAAAAATAGAGTATTTTTAATAAATATTGATGACAAAAAAACATATCTTGATACTCTAAAATCAAACCCAAATATATTGGATGCTTCTATTTTAGGGGATGATATAAAATTTAGTATTAGAAAAAATGCTAAATTTGAAATTCCAAAAAATGCTAAAACTATAGAACCAAGTTTTGAAGATCTTTTTTTAGATCTATTAAACCCAAAAAATATAAAAATTTCATCTTTAAAAACAGATATTTTTAAAAGCGATAAGCCAGTTATACAAGCCATAAATCTAACTAAGAAATTTGGTGATTTTACAGCTACAAATAATATAAATTTTAGTGTAAATAGTGGAGAAATTTTTGGGCTTTTGGGGCCAAATGGAGCTGGTAAATCAACTACTTTTAAAATGCTTTGTGGGCTTTTAAAACCAACTAGTGGAAAAGCATTAGTTTTAGGTCAAGATTTATATGAAAAAGCTCAAGAAACTAAACAAAAAATAGGCTACATGGCACAAAAATTTTCTCTTTATCAAAATTTAAATCTAACTGATAATTTAGATTTTTTTGCGGGAATTTATGGTTTAAAAGGAAAGCAAAAAAAAGAAAAAATTGAGAAAATGATAGAAACTTTTGAATTTAAAAAATATCTTAAATCAACTGTTTTAGAACTTCCACTTGGTATAAAACAACGCCTTAGTTTAGCTTGTGCGATAATGCATGAACCATCAGTATTATTCTTAGATGAGCCTACTAGTGGAGTTGATAGTGTAACAAGGCGTGAGTTTTGGACTCATATAAATACTCTTTCAAAAAATGGAGTAAGTGTTATGGTAACAACTCATTTAATGGATGAAGCCGAGCTTTGCGATAAAATAATGATAATTTATAAAGGCAAAGATATAAAAACTGGATCACCTAGTAAAATAAAAAGTGATATTAAAAACAATGCAACAATGGAGGAAGCTTTTATAAAGCTTGTAAAAGATTATGAAGATTAAAAATATTAAAGCAATTGCCTATAAAGAAACTTTACAAGTTTTTAGAGATCCAAGTTCTATTTTAATTGCTTTTATCTTACCATTAATTTTGCTTTTTTTAATGGGGTATGCTGTTTCGCTTGATTCAAAAAATATTAAATTTGGTATAGTTTCTCATTCAAATCTCACAAAGGATTTAATATCAAATTTTATGGCCTCAAAATTTTTTAATACCGAAATTGGAAGTAATAAAGAAGAATTCATACAAAGAATTAAAAAAAATGATATAAAAGCACTTTTAATAATAGAAGATGATTTTTATAAAACACACAAAATTCAACTTTTATTAGATGGCAGTGAGCCAAATACAGCAGGACTTATAGCAAAATACTCAAGCCAAATCATAAAAAATTGGGAAATTCAAAACAAAATAACAAATAAATTAGAAAAAACAAGCCCTATAAACTTGCAAACTCAAATGAGATTCAACTCAGAAATTTCAAGTAGATATTTTATAATACCAGGTT from Campylobacter ureolyticus includes:
- a CDS encoding transporter substrate-binding domain-containing protein; the encoded protein is MKKIFFIILFGFCALLARNLDEIKKSNEIIIGVRTELPPFSQIKDGEFTGFEVELAKAIGNKILNNSKGIVKIVGVETTDRIPMLKNDKIDIMVANFTMTDERKKAVDFSLPYLLDFMGILAPKNSSLNKLSSFDGKKLLVIPGTTSDEYLKYNKSKIKDVKIVKCENLYDCLTKLKNNEADGYFHTVFALANITVIDNGFVITNKAVGKPDYIACGIKKGNSSLLNAVNDAIVKLSKENFFTKAYDETFKIHYKGTIDKKYFLVDDIYKVFG
- a CDS encoding peptidylprolyl isomerase; translated protein: MEKLKVFDIDKDELAKYKFALIKTEKGDIKCELYPDETPQTVMNFASLAKSGFYDGLNFHRVIPNFVIQGGCPFGTGTGGPGYRIKCECDNQTHKHERGSLSMAHAGRDTGGSQFFVCHSAQPHLDGVHTVFGKAIDEESLKVVDSIRVGDKIKTIEIKESL
- a CDS encoding YebC/PmpR family DNA-binding transcriptional regulator: MGRAFEYRRAAKEARWGKMSRIFPKLGRSITIAAKEGGPDPDMNPKLRTAIAAAKAQNMPKNNIDAAIKRASEKDSPNIQTIHYDGKGPHGCLIIVECATENTTRTVANIKSIFGKNGGEFLPNGSLSYMFSRKSVFEVKMPKRDLESVELDLIDYGMTEMIVNEDEEDGGETTLIIYGEYESFGELNNGIEKLGLEIINGSLKYIANNKQEFSDDELEEIEVLIDKLEEDDDVQEVYTNIA
- a CDS encoding ATP-binding cassette domain-containing protein; the encoded protein is MIKAVNLEKKFKNTIAINNISFEAKSGLITGLVGPDGAGKTTLLRLLVGLMKPTSGNLEVLGFKMPNSSQEFLSSIGYMPQNFGLYEELSCYENLKLYATLQDIQNQNDRINELLEFTKLAPFKNRFAKNLSGGMKQKLALSCALIRKPKLLLLDEPGVGVDPIARKELWNMTKELQKDGITVIWATSYQDEANLCDEVIMLNEGEILLHENPQNAKKILKNRVFLINIDDKKTYLDTLKSNPNILDASILGDDIKFSIRKNAKFEIPKNAKTIEPSFEDLFLDLLNPKNIKISSLKTDIFKSDKPVIQAINLTKKFGDFTATNNINFSVNSGEIFGLLGPNGAGKSTTFKMLCGLLKPTSGKALVLGQDLYEKAQETKQKIGYMAQKFSLYQNLNLTDNLDFFAGIYGLKGKQKKEKIEKMIETFEFKKYLKSTVLELPLGIKQRLSLACAIMHEPSVLFLDEPTSGVDSVTRREFWTHINTLSKNGVSVMVTTHLMDEAELCDKIMIIYKGKDIKTGSPSKIKSDIKNNATMEEAFIKLVKDYED
- a CDS encoding heavy metal translocating P-type ATPase translates to MSQIFKLNIIGMTCVNCSNAVEKVTKKIPGVKNANVSFTANSGEFEIENDDIKDKIIQKIEKLGYEIATNYEELALKKQNALKRMKNTLLLSIFLTIIIMILHMGLKHSFLNSLMQFILTTVVVFYCGRHFFIHAFKALKNRNFDMNVLVSLGVFSAYFYSTFAFLFPSLIPSKLNYVYFESAAMIITFISLGKFLEENSKAKADDYIKSLLNLTPKMAVLLKEDGTTDEVLATTLNIGDVVLVKNGMTIPRDGVIVDGGAEIDTSILTGESLPIYKKVGDSVNAGSLNTNGVISIKITTQNHETLLFRMTKLLSEASAKKMPISRFADRIANIFVPIVILISLVTFLVWFLLGNLGYAVVCAISVLVISCPCALGLATPIAIVCSISNLAKKGVLVKNPEVLEILKDTKNVIFDKTGTLTSGKIEVYKTNLSDEIFSKVASLEVLNEHLIAKAIIKYAKENDIKFDKFNGKFENLVGNGLKTDNLIIGNENLLLENDIKFEKKEFEYFLDKGFGVVLVAVDGKYKGYIALNDRVKSHSKEIIDKLNNASINTIMLTGDNQKVADFVASNLKIKEVFSQILPEQKFEIVKKQKENGVTVFIGDGVNDALSLKEANCGVAMNSGSDIAKSSGDILIINNDLNGILKLIKTSDKTMNIIKQNLFWAFFYNALCIPLAAGVFASFGLLLSPAYAALAMSFSSVSVVLNSLRLKLW
- a CDS encoding heavy-metal-associated domain-containing protein, giving the protein MKKFEVKNIKCQNCANTIKNYFEDEFGKVDVDVEKGIVSLNLDDDKIKYFCDEMNDLGFEVLKEIK
- a CDS encoding HlyD family efflux transporter periplasmic adaptor subunit, translated to MKKAVTILLIIGFIIIGYFFFQKQNLLKNNELVFYGNIDSQTSTLSFRFLGEISEIYKDEGNLVKAGDKLAELDKSYLLNKLDELKSQISLNEIKLSKLEKGFRQEDIAKAKANLDISKASLNEARISFNRQAKLIKLKATSQDAYTKAKSNLESLEANFDLAKAEYEKLKNGYEKEDIASQIELINSLKINAEKIKLDIQNYSLTSPIDGIIQTKFKEIGEIANPGEPVFEISKKDNFFVRAYIDEPYMGKIKIGDKVLVYSDIKDEPYKGHISFISNVAEFTPKNVQTIKLRADLVYRFKVDIDKSDDKLKQGMPVHIKLK